A genomic window from Trueperaceae bacterium includes:
- a CDS encoding homoserine dehydrogenase — translation MAAGPATCRLALVGFGTVGQGVTEILAQRRERYAREFGLDMRVVAVSDLNRGSIYDPAGFEPQALLDNAGDLERLGAPHKGWDALRTIRECNADAVLEMAYTDLETGEPGLSHARAALSNGKHIVMSSKGAVALHFPELLALANENGVSIGVEGTVMSGTPTLALATEMLKGAGVTRIEGILNGTTNYILTRMGEGLAYGDALAEAQQKGYAEADPTGDVEGIDAAGKVAILANLVMDRPLALSDVRRQGISRLTPADIEEARAAGQVWKLIGYVDGASARVEPRRIPASHPLAAISGATNAVTFTTDYLGEVTLIGPGAGKLETGYAMIGDLLKIARQGGFAAASRSNATGPQGATTT, via the coding sequence ATGGCCGCTGGCCCGGCAACCTGCCGGCTCGCGCTGGTCGGCTTCGGGACGGTGGGCCAGGGCGTGACCGAGATCCTCGCCCAGCGGCGTGAACGCTATGCGCGCGAGTTCGGCCTCGATATGCGGGTCGTGGCGGTGAGCGACCTGAATCGGGGCAGCATCTACGATCCGGCCGGTTTCGAACCGCAGGCCCTCCTGGACAACGCCGGTGACCTGGAACGCCTGGGCGCCCCGCACAAGGGCTGGGACGCGCTACGGACCATCCGCGAGTGCAACGCCGATGCGGTACTGGAGATGGCCTACACCGACCTCGAGACGGGCGAACCGGGCCTCAGCCATGCCCGGGCAGCATTGTCGAACGGCAAGCACATCGTCATGTCGAGCAAGGGGGCGGTCGCTCTGCACTTCCCCGAACTCCTCGCGCTGGCCAACGAGAACGGCGTAAGCATAGGCGTCGAAGGCACGGTGATGAGCGGCACGCCCACCCTTGCGCTGGCCACCGAGATGCTCAAGGGCGCAGGTGTGACACGCATCGAGGGGATCCTCAACGGCACCACCAACTACATCCTCACCAGAATGGGCGAAGGGCTCGCCTATGGGGACGCGCTTGCAGAAGCCCAACAGAAGGGCTACGCCGAGGCCGACCCGACCGGTGACGTGGAAGGGATCGACGCCGCCGGCAAGGTGGCCATCCTCGCCAACCTGGTGATGGACAGACCGCTGGCGTTGAGCGATGTCCGTCGACAGGGGATAAGCCGCCTCACGCCCGCCGATATCGAGGAAGCCAGGGCAGCTGGTCAGGTGTGGAAGCTGATCGGCTATGTCGACGGAGCGAGCGCCCGGGTAGAGCCGCGGCGCATCCCGGCCAGTCACCCGCTGGCCGCGATCAGTGGCGCCACCAACGCCGTCACCTTCACGACCGACTACCTGGGGGAAGTAACGCTGATAGGGCCAGGAGCCGGCAAGCTGGAGACGGGGTACGCGATGATCGGCGACCTGCTCAAGATCGCCCGCCAAGGTGGTTTCGCTGCTGCCTCCCGATCGAACGCAACGGGCCCCCAGGGAGCGACGACGACATGA
- a CDS encoding aldehyde dehydrogenase family protein: MNMPVDGTRQTAAELIEVLNPQDGTLVDTVPSAGVEAMQRAIDSAVEGSRRWRRSTTRQRMDLLFGVADLVEERSEAFATTIALEGIKTIREARKEVARCVETLRLSGEEARRLTGETIRFDQAPGGERRKGFFTREPIGVVGAITPFNDPLNLVAHKVGPAVASGNAVIVKPDSRTPLSALGLARAFEEAGAPYGVVQVVTGPGSRVGRELVRDPRVRLISFTGGRETGERIIREGGFKRYAMELGNNAPVIVMADADVEAAAPAIVSGAFWAAGQNCLHAQRIFVHQEVWDSLVPLLVAGAERYRVGDKLDEATDMGPMIDEDAAVRVQEMVADALAKGARLLTGGRREGAFFMPTLLADVPPSAMIHDDEVYGPVSLLERFGDLEEAIAAANAVDFGLQAAIFTNDLEAAFEAGEALEYGGVIVNDSTDYRLDAMPFGGPKGSGLGREGVRFAMEEMTEPKLLSIKLSDRPRKAVD; this comes from the coding sequence ATGAACATGCCCGTCGACGGCACCCGGCAGACGGCAGCCGAGCTGATCGAAGTACTCAACCCCCAGGACGGGACGCTGGTGGATACGGTTCCGAGCGCGGGCGTCGAGGCGATGCAGAGGGCCATAGACTCGGCCGTTGAGGGGAGCCGGCGCTGGCGCCGCTCCACCACTCGGCAAAGGATGGACCTGCTCTTCGGGGTAGCCGATCTGGTCGAGGAGCGAAGCGAGGCTTTCGCGACCACGATCGCCCTCGAGGGGATCAAGACGATCCGCGAGGCGCGCAAGGAGGTCGCCCGCTGCGTCGAGACGCTGCGGTTGAGCGGCGAGGAGGCGAGGCGGCTGACCGGCGAGACGATCCGTTTCGACCAGGCGCCGGGGGGCGAGCGGCGCAAGGGCTTCTTCACCCGCGAGCCGATCGGGGTCGTGGGGGCGATCACGCCCTTCAACGACCCGCTGAACCTCGTCGCCCACAAGGTGGGTCCGGCGGTCGCGAGCGGCAATGCGGTCATCGTCAAGCCCGACAGTCGCACGCCCCTCTCTGCCCTCGGGCTCGCACGGGCGTTCGAGGAAGCGGGAGCGCCGTACGGGGTCGTACAGGTCGTGACCGGGCCGGGCAGCCGGGTGGGCAGGGAACTGGTCCGCGACCCGCGCGTAAGACTCATCTCCTTCACGGGAGGGCGGGAGACCGGTGAGCGGATCATCAGGGAGGGTGGTTTCAAGCGGTACGCCATGGAGCTGGGGAACAACGCCCCGGTGATCGTCATGGCCGATGCCGATGTAGAGGCCGCCGCCCCTGCGATCGTCAGCGGCGCCTTCTGGGCCGCCGGCCAGAACTGTCTGCACGCCCAACGGATCTTCGTGCACCAGGAGGTGTGGGACAGCCTCGTGCCGCTTCTGGTCGCTGGCGCCGAGCGCTACCGGGTCGGCGACAAGCTGGACGAGGCGACCGACATGGGGCCGATGATCGACGAGGATGCGGCGGTCAGAGTGCAGGAGATGGTGGCGGACGCGCTCGCGAAGGGCGCCCGGCTGCTCACCGGCGGTCGCCGTGAAGGGGCGTTCTTCATGCCCACGCTGCTCGCCGATGTGCCACCGTCGGCCATGATCCACGACGATGAGGTCTACGGCCCGGTGAGCCTGCTGGAGCGGTTCGGCGATCTGGAGGAGGCCATCGCTGCCGCGAACGCGGTCGACTTCGGTCTGCAGGCGGCGATCTTCACGAACGACCTCGAAGCCGCCTTCGAGGCTGGCGAGGCACTCGAGTACGGGGGCGTGATCGTCAACGACAGTACCGACTACCGGTTGGACGCGATGCCGTTCGGTGGGCCCAAGGGATCTGGCCTCGGACGTGAAGGCGTGCGCTTCGCGATGGAGGAGATGACCGAACCGAAGCTGCTGAGCATCAAGCTGAGCGACCGCCCCCGGAAGGCAGTCGACTGA
- the eutB gene encoding hydroxyectoine utilization dehydratase EutB: MSGPAAHGLSLIDVYRARSRIRGLTVRTPLVPSAALSRRAGSPVHLKLENQQYTGSFKLRGALNALLALSPEERERGVVTVSTGNHGRAVAHACRMTGSRATVCMSRLVPANKVAAIEELEARIVICGDGQDDAQLEAERLRAEEGLTFIPPFDHPEVIAGQATAGLEIAEQLVEARQGRGATDQPLQILVPLSGGGLISGVALAIKSLDPNSRVVGVSMERGCAMYQCQQAGGYRPVEEQESLADSLGGGIGADNRYTFAMVRELVDEIQLVGEEQIAAAIVHAYLEERQVVEGAAAVGIAALLRGPTAGSDRETVVLVSGANIDMELHRRLVARASTPERELAAEGGD; the protein is encoded by the coding sequence ATGAGCGGCCCGGCCGCTCACGGGTTGTCGCTCATCGATGTCTACCGCGCACGTTCGCGCATACGCGGCCTGACTGTCCGCACGCCCCTGGTGCCGTCGGCGGCGCTTAGCCGGAGGGCCGGCTCGCCGGTCCACCTCAAACTCGAGAACCAGCAGTACACCGGAAGCTTCAAGCTTCGCGGCGCCCTCAATGCCCTCCTCGCGCTCTCTCCCGAGGAGCGCGAGCGAGGCGTGGTGACGGTCTCGACCGGCAACCACGGCCGGGCCGTTGCTCACGCCTGCCGGATGACCGGCAGCCGGGCAACGGTCTGCATGTCGAGACTCGTCCCCGCCAACAAGGTCGCGGCCATCGAGGAGCTCGAGGCGCGGATCGTCATCTGCGGCGACGGCCAGGACGACGCTCAGCTCGAGGCAGAGAGGCTGAGGGCAGAGGAGGGCCTTACGTTCATCCCGCCGTTCGATCACCCGGAGGTCATCGCCGGTCAGGCCACGGCGGGTCTCGAGATCGCCGAGCAGCTGGTGGAGGCTCGGCAAGGTCGTGGCGCAACCGATCAACCGTTGCAGATACTCGTTCCCCTCTCCGGCGGCGGACTCATCTCCGGTGTTGCTCTGGCGATCAAGTCCCTCGACCCGAACTCGCGGGTGGTGGGAGTGAGCATGGAGCGCGGCTGCGCCATGTACCAGTGCCAGCAGGCCGGCGGCTACCGGCCGGTCGAAGAGCAGGAGAGCCTGGCCGACTCGTTGGGCGGCGGCATCGGCGCAGACAACCGCTACACCTTCGCCATGGTGCGGGAACTGGTAGACGAGATCCAACTCGTGGGCGAGGAGCAGATCGCCGCCGCCATCGTCCACGCCTACCTGGAAGAGCGTCAGGTGGTGGAGGGGGCGGCCGCGGTAGGGATAGCGGCGCTGCTGCGCGGCCCTACCGCAGGCTCCGACCGAGAAACGGTCGTCCTGGTGAGCGGCGCGAACATCGACATGGAACTCCACCGGCGGCTGGTCGCCCGCGCATCGACGCCCGAGCGAGAGCTGGCCGCGGAAGGAGGCGACTGA
- a CDS encoding cyclodeaminase — protein MTEAMVLNEQRLRSLVPLDLQAVDAIEECFRKLAMEAVVMPPVMRLDIEEHNGEVDVKSAYLPGMENFAIKISPGFFDNPKLGLPSLNGLMVLLSARTGLLQAMLLDNGYLTAVRTAAAGAVAARWLSREDSRTAGIIGAGEQARLQLRALCLVRSIERALVWARDEERANAYATEMNDQLGIPVEVAGDREALVRQSDIVVTTTPSRDPLVDAAWLEPGLHLTAMGSDSEHKNELEPQVVTRADLYVCDRSSQCRSLGELHHAIDSGLLAEDDDFPELGEVIAGSRSGRTDPQQITVCDLTGTGAQDSAIAALAYARAEGISSTDGREGDRPQGDEDRGHGRRVATPEAVSRPDKERA, from the coding sequence GTGACGGAAGCGATGGTGCTGAACGAGCAGCGGCTCCGCTCGCTGGTGCCCCTCGACCTCCAGGCGGTGGACGCAATCGAAGAGTGCTTCCGCAAACTCGCCATGGAAGCCGTCGTCATGCCGCCCGTCATGCGACTCGACATCGAGGAGCACAACGGCGAAGTGGACGTCAAGAGCGCCTACCTGCCGGGGATGGAGAACTTCGCCATCAAGATCAGTCCCGGCTTCTTCGACAACCCGAAGCTCGGCCTTCCGAGCCTCAACGGGCTGATGGTGTTGCTGAGCGCCCGCACCGGGCTGCTCCAGGCGATGCTGCTGGACAACGGTTACCTGACCGCAGTCCGGACCGCGGCCGCGGGCGCGGTCGCAGCCAGGTGGCTCTCGCGAGAGGACAGCCGTACGGCGGGGATCATCGGTGCAGGCGAGCAGGCTCGGCTCCAGCTCCGGGCGCTCTGCCTGGTGCGGTCCATCGAACGGGCCCTGGTCTGGGCCCGGGATGAGGAGAGGGCCAACGCTTACGCGACCGAGATGAACGACCAGTTGGGCATCCCGGTCGAGGTGGCGGGAGACCGCGAGGCCCTGGTCAGGCAGAGTGACATCGTCGTGACCACCACACCGAGCCGCGACCCGCTCGTCGACGCGGCCTGGCTGGAACCCGGGCTGCACCTGACCGCGATGGGTTCGGACTCCGAGCACAAGAACGAACTCGAACCGCAGGTAGTGACGCGGGCCGACCTCTACGTGTGCGATCGGTCCAGCCAGTGCCGTTCACTGGGCGAGCTGCACCACGCGATCGACAGCGGCCTGCTTGCCGAAGACGACGATTTCCCGGAACTCGGCGAGGTCATCGCCGGGTCCAGGAGCGGGCGCACCGACCCGCAGCAGATCACCGTGTGCGACCTGACAGGCACCGGTGCCCAGGACTCAGCCATTGCCGCCCTTGCCTACGCCAGGGCGGAGGGCATCTCCTCTACGGACGGTCGGGAAGGGGACCGCCCCCAGGGGGACGAGGACAGGGGTCACGGCAGGCGCGTGGCTACACCAGAGGCCGTTTCCAGGCCCGATAAGGAACGAGCATGA
- the doeA gene encoding ectoine hydrolase DoeA (DoeA (degradation of ectoine A) is also called EutD (ectoine utilization D).): MNEKLNFSQEEYAQRLNKVHRAMGEQGIEVLIISDPSNMSWLTGYDGWSFYVHQAVLVPQGEQPIWFGRNHDRPGAKRTCYMTDDRLTGYPDSFVQSSVCHPMEVLAGLIRQNGWDRLSVGVEMDNYYFSAAAYTTLQVELPEAHFKNATGLVNWQRAIKSEQEIAYIRQAARIVERVHERIFEVIEPGMRKNDLVAEIYATAIRGTATFGGDYPAIVPLLPSGADAGAPHLTWDDVPLQSGFGTFFEVAGCYKRYHCPLSRTIYLGTPEKRYLDAEGALVEGIEAALEVARPGNTCEEVESAFARTVARYGIHRESRAGYPIGLSYPPDWGERTMSFRPGDTSVLQPGMTFHLMPGLWFDDWGMEITESILITENGAECLCNVPRQLFVKA; this comes from the coding sequence ATGAACGAGAAGCTCAACTTCAGCCAGGAAGAGTATGCTCAGCGGCTCAACAAGGTCCACCGCGCGATGGGCGAGCAGGGGATAGAGGTGCTGATCATCAGCGACCCCTCCAACATGTCGTGGCTCACCGGTTACGACGGTTGGTCGTTCTACGTCCACCAGGCGGTTCTGGTGCCCCAGGGCGAGCAGCCGATCTGGTTCGGACGGAACCACGACAGGCCGGGCGCCAAGCGCACCTGCTACATGACCGACGACCGTCTCACCGGCTACCCCGACAGCTTCGTCCAATCGTCCGTCTGCCATCCGATGGAGGTGCTCGCCGGTCTCATCCGCCAGAACGGTTGGGACAGACTCTCCGTGGGCGTCGAGATGGACAACTACTACTTCAGCGCGGCCGCTTACACTACCCTGCAGGTCGAGCTGCCCGAGGCCCACTTCAAGAACGCTACCGGCCTGGTCAACTGGCAGCGCGCCATCAAGTCGGAGCAGGAGATCGCCTACATCAGGCAGGCCGCCCGGATCGTCGAACGGGTGCACGAGCGGATCTTCGAGGTGATCGAACCGGGGATGCGGAAGAACGACCTGGTTGCCGAGATCTACGCTACCGCCATCCGCGGGACGGCCACATTCGGGGGCGACTATCCCGCTATCGTGCCGCTGCTCCCCAGTGGCGCCGACGCCGGCGCGCCGCACCTGACATGGGATGACGTGCCGCTGCAGAGCGGCTTCGGCACCTTCTTCGAGGTGGCCGGCTGCTACAAGCGCTACCACTGCCCCCTCTCCCGCACGATCTACCTGGGCACCCCTGAGAAGCGCTACCTCGACGCCGAAGGAGCGTTGGTGGAGGGGATCGAGGCGGCGCTCGAAGTGGCCAGACCGGGCAATACCTGCGAGGAAGTGGAGAGCGCCTTCGCCCGGACCGTCGCCCGCTACGGCATCCACCGGGAGAGCCGAGCCGGTTACCCGATCGGTCTCAGCTACCCGCCCGACTGGGGCGAGCGGACGATGAGCTTCCGGCCGGGGGACACGAGCGTCCTTCAGCCGGGCATGACCTTCCACCTGATGCCCGGCCTCTGGTTCGACGACTGGGGGATGGAGATCACCGAGAGCATCCTCATCACGGAGAACGGGGCGGAGTGCCTCTGCAACGTGCCGAGGCAGCTGTTCGTGAAGGCGTAG
- a CDS encoding DUF1328 family protein, translating to MLGWIIGLAVVAVIAGALGFGGVASVAAGIARFLFFALLVVIALVVIFALF from the coding sequence ATGCTCGGATGGATTATCGGACTGGCAGTGGTTGCGGTGATAGCGGGCGCGCTCGGTTTCGGAGGGGTAGCGAGCGTTGCCGCCGGCATCGCTCGGTTCCTGTTCTTCGCCCTACTGGTGGTCATCGCCCTGGTCGTGATCTTCGCGTTGTTCTGA
- a CDS encoding ABC transporter substrate-binding protein, translating into MRRSILFLGLLAGLVLTPALAQENPYEGVDPSGQTVTFWHVHDGPNGEVLEEIVQEFNETNEYGITVVAENQGNYGDLFQKMLPVLATDDMPQMLLAYQNQAATYQLADALIDMRPLVESEQWGYSEEELGDFFEGFVKADVFPSFGGAQLGWPPNRSMEVMFYNQSWLEELGYDEFPQTPEEFREVACAAAENPFSDAQGEAAIGYEISVSASTFASWVFAFGGDIYDAENNRYTYDSPEAIEAMNFLQGLIEDGCAAIETEQYGAQANFGIGTTFTATGSSVGIPYYERAVESGANFGFDVTAFPHTTPDPAMNVYGPSVSITQAGTPESQLAAWLFLKHYTSPEAQAKWARVTNYFPVRESVAENLGDYFEANPKYATAFELLQYGTAEPATPGYDFVRDLVNEAMAAIFTGDDVEETLTDLNEESNDILLDQLSQMQ; encoded by the coding sequence ATGAGGCGTTCAATCTTGTTCCTCGGCCTTCTGGCGGGACTCGTCCTCACGCCGGCGTTGGCTCAGGAGAACCCTTATGAAGGGGTGGACCCGAGCGGCCAGACAGTCACCTTCTGGCATGTGCACGACGGCCCTAACGGCGAGGTCCTGGAAGAGATCGTCCAGGAGTTCAACGAGACCAACGAATACGGCATCACCGTCGTCGCCGAGAACCAGGGCAACTACGGCGACCTCTTCCAGAAGATGCTGCCGGTCCTCGCCACCGACGACATGCCGCAGATGCTGCTCGCCTACCAGAACCAGGCGGCCACCTACCAGCTCGCCGACGCGCTGATAGACATGCGGCCGCTCGTCGAAAGCGAGCAGTGGGGTTACTCCGAAGAGGAGCTCGGCGACTTCTTCGAAGGATTCGTCAAGGCCGACGTGTTCCCGAGCTTCGGCGGCGCCCAACTGGGCTGGCCGCCGAACCGTTCGATGGAAGTGATGTTCTACAACCAGAGCTGGCTCGAGGAGCTCGGTTACGACGAGTTCCCGCAGACTCCCGAGGAGTTCCGTGAAGTGGCTTGCGCGGCTGCCGAGAACCCGTTCAGCGACGCCCAGGGCGAGGCGGCGATAGGTTACGAGATCTCGGTCAGCGCCAGCACCTTCGCCTCCTGGGTGTTCGCCTTCGGTGGAGACATCTACGACGCCGAGAACAACCGGTACACCTACGACAGTCCCGAGGCCATCGAAGCGATGAACTTCCTTCAGGGCCTGATCGAGGACGGCTGCGCGGCGATCGAGACCGAGCAGTACGGCGCCCAGGCGAACTTCGGCATCGGCACCACCTTCACCGCCACCGGGTCGTCGGTAGGCATCCCCTACTACGAGCGAGCGGTCGAGTCGGGCGCCAACTTCGGCTTCGACGTCACCGCCTTCCCGCACACCACACCCGATCCGGCGATGAACGTCTACGGCCCCTCGGTGAGCATCACCCAGGCCGGGACCCCGGAGAGCCAGCTCGCGGCCTGGCTCTTCCTCAAGCACTACACCTCGCCAGAGGCGCAGGCGAAGTGGGCGCGCGTGACCAACTACTTCCCGGTTCGGGAGAGCGTCGCCGAGAACCTGGGCGACTACTTCGAGGCGAATCCTAAGTACGCGACCGCCTTCGAACTGCTCCAGTACGGCACCGCCGAGCCGGCCACGCCCGGCTACGACTTCGTTCGCGACCTGGTCAACGAAGCGATGGCCGCGATCTTCACGGGAGACGACGTCGAGGAGACGCTCACCGACCTGAACGAGGAGTCGAACGACATACTCCTCGATCAGCTGTCCCAGATGCAGTAA
- a CDS encoding carbohydrate ABC transporter permease, producing MASARRPTDWGTVGYRLRYVPVYLLLLFGAVVAVTPFFYMVSTSLMTLGEALTRTWVPQSPQWSNYVRAWNQAEFAQYFMNSVIITGTTIAGLLVTSTLAAYAFARIEFPARDLIFTMLLATLMIPETVTFIPQFLIIRGDIFPLPGGSWINTLQALTVPFMANAVSIFLLRQFFARIPFDLWDAARMDGAGHLRFLVSVVVPMSKPVMLTVTLLAFITSWNAFLWPILVTTNPTWRPLMVGLYNFMGVAGPETHLLMAGAMITILPVLVLYFVAQKQFTEGIATSGLKG from the coding sequence GTGGCTAGCGCCCGCCGTCCGACCGACTGGGGGACGGTCGGCTACCGCCTCAGGTACGTGCCCGTCTACCTCCTGCTCCTGTTCGGTGCGGTCGTCGCCGTCACCCCTTTCTTCTACATGGTCTCGACGTCGCTGATGACGCTGGGCGAGGCGCTCACCCGCACCTGGGTCCCCCAGTCGCCGCAATGGTCGAACTACGTTCGCGCCTGGAACCAGGCCGAGTTCGCCCAATACTTCATGAACAGCGTGATCATCACCGGCACGACCATCGCAGGTCTCCTGGTCACCTCGACGCTGGCCGCTTACGCCTTCGCTCGCATCGAGTTCCCGGCTCGTGACCTGATCTTCACCATGCTTCTGGCCACGCTGATGATCCCCGAAACGGTCACTTTCATCCCCCAGTTCCTGATAATCCGCGGAGATATCTTCCCGCTGCCCGGCGGGTCGTGGATCAACACCTTGCAGGCACTCACGGTGCCGTTCATGGCCAACGCGGTGAGCATCTTCCTCCTTCGTCAGTTCTTCGCGCGCATCCCGTTCGATCTCTGGGACGCCGCGCGGATGGACGGCGCCGGCCACCTCCGCTTCCTCGTCTCGGTGGTCGTGCCGATGAGCAAACCGGTGATGCTTACGGTAACTCTGCTCGCCTTCATCACCTCCTGGAACGCTTTCCTGTGGCCGATCCTGGTGACGACCAACCCGACCTGGCGGCCGCTGATGGTGGGCCTCTACAACTTCATGGGCGTCGCCGGGCCGGAGACCCACCTGTTGATGGCCGGCGCGATGATCACCATCCTTCCGGTGCTGGTGCTCTACTTCGTGGCTCAGAAGCAGTTCACGGAGGGGATAGCTACCTCGGGCCTCAAGGGCTGA
- a CDS encoding sugar ABC transporter permease yields MEKLQQGKASRPATRAVGRTGHRFGEKLTAYLFILPSVFLIAVFGLFPIGYAFYMSLFRWRIRKGGYIGFEHYSDLVGSWGAALAFAVGLAALLVAHWLWTSAFSREGLRRWGRFIVALVLTAAGVAIALGWSTMMREGSEEFLASLVRTLFYALGTIPVQIALALVLATLLFQKIRGKEGFRMIYFLPYVTPQVAAAVVFAQLFSPRGSSLAPGSLSPANQVLAFLGIEPQRWLFEPRPLLELLFGEQITAFNGWLASLGVAWQLDGLWLGPSLALVSIIIFGVWTYTGLNVVIFLAGLGGIPGELYEAAEIDGANSRQKFWSITVPLLSPVTYYLTLLGFIGSLQAFSQLYVMRTPFARDTVDTASILIFDTFYKASNFSLAAAQSFLLFFVILFVTITQQRVMGKQVFYG; encoded by the coding sequence ATGGAGAAGTTGCAGCAGGGTAAAGCGAGCCGCCCTGCCACTCGAGCGGTCGGTCGGACCGGACACCGCTTCGGCGAGAAGCTGACCGCCTACCTCTTCATCCTGCCGTCCGTCTTCCTGATCGCTGTTTTCGGCCTCTTCCCCATCGGTTACGCCTTCTACATGAGCCTCTTCCGTTGGCGCATCCGCAAGGGCGGCTACATAGGTTTCGAGCACTACTCCGACCTGGTGGGAAGCTGGGGCGCCGCGCTAGCGTTCGCGGTCGGCCTCGCGGCCCTGCTCGTGGCTCACTGGCTCTGGACTTCGGCGTTCAGCCGAGAGGGCCTCAGGCGCTGGGGCCGGTTCATCGTCGCCCTCGTCCTGACCGCAGCCGGAGTAGCCATCGCTCTGGGCTGGAGCACGATGATGCGCGAAGGCAGCGAGGAGTTCCTGGCTTCGCTGGTGCGTACTCTCTTCTACGCGCTCGGGACGATACCGGTTCAGATCGCGCTGGCACTGGTCCTCGCCACTCTGCTGTTCCAGAAGATCCGGGGTAAGGAGGGGTTCAGGATGATCTACTTCCTCCCCTACGTCACTCCGCAGGTCGCCGCGGCGGTGGTCTTCGCGCAGCTGTTCAGCCCGCGGGGGAGCAGCCTGGCGCCGGGCAGCCTCAGCCCTGCGAACCAGGTGCTTGCCTTCCTGGGGATCGAGCCGCAGAGGTGGCTCTTCGAACCGCGACCCCTTCTCGAGCTACTCTTCGGGGAGCAGATCACGGCCTTCAACGGCTGGCTCGCGAGCCTCGGCGTAGCCTGGCAGCTCGACGGCCTCTGGTTGGGTCCCAGCCTGGCGCTGGTGAGCATCATCATCTTCGGCGTGTGGACCTATACCGGGCTCAACGTCGTCATCTTCCTCGCCGGGTTGGGCGGGATCCCCGGCGAGCTCTACGAGGCGGCAGAGATCGACGGGGCCAACTCCCGGCAGAAGTTCTGGAGCATCACCGTCCCGCTGCTGTCGCCCGTCACCTACTACCTGACGCTCCTCGGTTTCATCGGCTCGCTGCAGGCTTTCAGTCAGCTCTACGTGATGCGAACTCCCTTCGCGCGCGATACCGTCGATACCGCCAGCATCCTCATCTTCGACACCTTCTACAAGGCGAGCAACTTCAGCCTTGCGGCAGCGCAATCGTTCCTGCTCTTCTTCGTCATCCTCTTCGTCACCATCACTCAGCAGCGCGTCATGGGCAAACAGGTGTTCTATGGCTAA